One genomic window of Salmo salar chromosome ssa12, Ssal_v3.1, whole genome shotgun sequence includes the following:
- the LOC106564241 gene encoding GTPase IMAP family member 7-like isoform X1 has translation MADERVPLLKEAETSDFGSVDGLYLRERTRPIGVSSAYPVENDNHVVCISTDSEQPADLRIVLVGKTGAGKSATGNPILWKDVFTEEASFVSVTAQCEKQRGVVDGSKIDVINTPGLYDTTMSQEEMKSEIVRCIEMSVPGPHAFLLVIRLGRFTEEERNTVKWIQENFGEEASKYTILLFTGKDQLKGKTVEEWLNPCVALQELIRSCLGRYHCLNNDQRDDRLQVNELLKMILKMVEMNGGEQYTNEMYQEVQRKLREEEERRRKEMEEERRRREEELREQERRRREEERRRRENIAIGLTFYSSCLGSSSWD, from the exons ATGGCAGATGAACGTG TTCCTTTACTAAAGGAGGCAGAGACATCAGACTTCG gttctgTAGATGGATTATACCTACGTGAAAGAACCAGACCCATAGGTGTTTCGTCAGCCTATCCCGTGGAGAATGACAACCATGTAG TTTGTATTTCCACAGATTCAGAGCAGCCAGCTGATCTGAGGATAGTTTTGGTGGGGAAGACTGGAGCAGGGAAGAGTGCAACAGGAAACCCCATCCTGTGGAAAGATGTCTTTACAGAAGAGGCCTCCTTTGTGTCTGTAACTGCACAGtgtgagaaacagagaggagtggtggatGGGAGTAAGATTGATGTCATCAACACCCCGGGGCTCTATGACACAACAATGTCTCAAGAAGAGATGAAAAGTGAAATAGTCAGGTGTATAGAAATGTCAGTCCCAGGACCCCACGCCTTCCTGCTGGTGATCAGACTGGGGAGGttcacagaggaggagaggaacactgtgaAGTGGATCCAGGAGAACTTTGGAGAAGAAGCATCAAAGTACACCATCTTACTGTTCACTGGTAAAGATCAGTTGAAGGGGAAAACAGTTGAAGAATGGCTGAATCCTTGTGTTGCACTTCAGGAACTGATCAGAAGTTGTTTGGGAAGGTACCATTGTCTCAATAATGATCAGAGGGATGACCGTCTTCAGGTCAATGAGCTGCTGAAGATGATATTAAAGATGGTGGAGATGAATGGAGGAGAGCAATACACCAATGAGATGTACCAGGAGGTTCAGAGAAaattgagagaggaggaggagaggaggagaaaggagatggaggaagagaggaggagaagggaggaggagctaCGGGAGCAAGAAAGGAGGAGACGTGAGGAAGAAAGGAGGAGACGGGAAAATATTGCGATAGGTTTAACGTTCTACAGCAGCTGTTTGGGCAGTAGTAGCTGGGACTAG
- the LOC106564241 gene encoding GTPase IMAP family member 7-like isoform X2 translates to MADERVPLLKEAETSDFGSVDGLYLRERTRPIGVSSAYPVENDNHVDSEQPADLRIVLVGKTGAGKSATGNPILWKDVFTEEASFVSVTAQCEKQRGVVDGSKIDVINTPGLYDTTMSQEEMKSEIVRCIEMSVPGPHAFLLVIRLGRFTEEERNTVKWIQENFGEEASKYTILLFTGKDQLKGKTVEEWLNPCVALQELIRSCLGRYHCLNNDQRDDRLQVNELLKMILKMVEMNGGEQYTNEMYQEVQRKLREEEERRRKEMEEERRRREEELREQERRRREEERRRRENIAIGLTFYSSCLGSSSWD, encoded by the exons ATGGCAGATGAACGTG TTCCTTTACTAAAGGAGGCAGAGACATCAGACTTCG gttctgTAGATGGATTATACCTACGTGAAAGAACCAGACCCATAGGTGTTTCGTCAGCCTATCCCGTGGAGAATGACAACCATGTAG ATTCAGAGCAGCCAGCTGATCTGAGGATAGTTTTGGTGGGGAAGACTGGAGCAGGGAAGAGTGCAACAGGAAACCCCATCCTGTGGAAAGATGTCTTTACAGAAGAGGCCTCCTTTGTGTCTGTAACTGCACAGtgtgagaaacagagaggagtggtggatGGGAGTAAGATTGATGTCATCAACACCCCGGGGCTCTATGACACAACAATGTCTCAAGAAGAGATGAAAAGTGAAATAGTCAGGTGTATAGAAATGTCAGTCCCAGGACCCCACGCCTTCCTGCTGGTGATCAGACTGGGGAGGttcacagaggaggagaggaacactgtgaAGTGGATCCAGGAGAACTTTGGAGAAGAAGCATCAAAGTACACCATCTTACTGTTCACTGGTAAAGATCAGTTGAAGGGGAAAACAGTTGAAGAATGGCTGAATCCTTGTGTTGCACTTCAGGAACTGATCAGAAGTTGTTTGGGAAGGTACCATTGTCTCAATAATGATCAGAGGGATGACCGTCTTCAGGTCAATGAGCTGCTGAAGATGATATTAAAGATGGTGGAGATGAATGGAGGAGAGCAATACACCAATGAGATGTACCAGGAGGTTCAGAGAAaattgagagaggaggaggagaggaggagaaaggagatggaggaagagaggaggagaagggaggaggagctaCGGGAGCAAGAAAGGAGGAGACGTGAGGAAGAAAGGAGGAGACGGGAAAATATTGCGATAGGTTTAACGTTCTACAGCAGCTGTTTGGGCAGTAGTAGCTGGGACTAG